A section of the Tenrec ecaudatus isolate mTenEca1 chromosome 10, mTenEca1.hap1, whole genome shotgun sequence genome encodes:
- the SRR gene encoding serine racemase isoform X2, translating into MCAQYCISFADVEKARSNIEDFIHLTPVLTSSILNQVAGRNLFFKCELFQKTGSFKIRGALNAVRDLIPASSEGKKPKAVVTHSSGNHGQALTYAAKLEGIPAYIVVPQTAPDCKKLAIQAYGASIVYSEQSDESRENVTKRILEETEGIMIHPNQEPMVIAGQGTIALEVLNQVPSVDAVVVPVGGGGMVAGIAIAVKALRPSVKVYAAEPSNADDCYQSKLKGELIPNPCSPETIADGVKSSIGSNTWPIIRDLVDDVFTVTEDEIKRATQLVWERMKLLIEPTAGVGVAAVLSQHFQTVSPEVKNICIVLSGGNVDLASLTWVKQAERPAPYQSVCF; encoded by the exons ATGTGTGCTCAGTACTGCATCTCCTTTGCTGATGTTGAAAAAGCTCGTTCTAACATTGAAGATTTTATCCACCTTACACCAGTCTTAACAAGCTCCATTTTGAATCAAGTAGCAGGGCGCAATCTTTTCTTCAAATGTGAACTCTTTCAGAAAACGGGATCTTTTAAG ATTCGCGGTGCCCTGAACGCAGTCAGAGACTTGATTCCTGCCTCTTCAGAAGGGAAGAAGCCCAAAGCGGTGGTTACTCACAGCAGTGGGAACCATGGCCAGGCTCTCACCTACGCTGCCAAACTGGAAG GCATTCCTGCTTACATTGTGGTGCCCCAAACAGCTCCCGACTGTAAAAAATTGGCAATACAGGCCTACGGAGCCTCTATAGTATACAGCGAACAGAGTGACGAG TCCAGAGAAAACGTCACCAAAAGAATTCTGGAGGAAACAGAAGGCATCATGATACATCCCAACCAGGAGCCGATGGTGATAGCTGGCCAAGGGACAATCGCCCTGGAAGTGCTCAACCAG GTTCCCTCGGTGGATGCAGTGGTTGTCCCTGTAGGAGGCGGCGGAATGGTTGCTGGAATCGCAATTGCAGTTAAG GCTCTGAGACCTAGTGTGAAAGTGTACGCTGCTGAACCCTCGAATGCAGATGACTGCTACCAGTCCAAgttgaaaggggaactgatccccAATCCTTGCTCTCCAGAAACCATAGCCGATGGTGTTAAATCCAGCATTGGCTCAAACACCTGGCCTATCATAAGAGACCTTGTGGATGATGTCTTCACGGTCACAGAGGATGAGATTAAg CGTGCAACTCAGCTGGTGTGGGAGAGGATGAAACTGCTCATTGAACCTACAGCGGGTGTGGGAGTGGCTGCTGTGCTGTCTCAGCATTTTCAAACCGTGTCCCCAgaagtaaagaacatttgtatcgTGCTCAGTGGTGGAAATGTAGACTTAGCGTCCCTAACTTGGGTGAAGCAAGCAGAAAGGCCAGCTCCTTATCAGtcggtttgtttttaa
- the TSR1 gene encoding pre-rRNA-processing protein TSR1 homolog gives MAAHRSGPLKQQNKAHKGGRHRGWGSAQRDGRGRLAVKALSKKVRRELSRVDQRHRANQLRKQKKEAVLAEKRQLGSKDGAPHHVLVVPLHNKVSLPEALRLLQDSDIGTVHPSEWGSTHRFMLLCPRLKHRWFFTSAKPGDLHTLLDMAKVADSILFLLDCQEGWDSTGDYCLSCLFAQGLPTYTLAVQGVSGLPPKKQLDARKKLSKAVEKRFPDDKLLLLDSQQEAGLLLRQLANQKQRHLAFRDRRAYLFAHSTDFVPSEENHLVGTLKVSGYVRGQALNVNSLLHITGHGDFQMKQIDAPVDPFPLNPRVLKSPKDPHMAMEIPVTDAAVEMEEDLKVLMKADPDRQESLQSEIVPDPMEGEQTWPTEEELSEANDLLKEGSKVVKKVPKGTSSYQAEWILDEDGESGGEGDESDDDPEREDFMEEESQDEISEEEEEEECETMTIGESVRDDLYDEKVDEESEEKMLEKYKQERLEEMFPDEMDTPRDVAARVRFQKYRGLKSFRTSPWDPKENLPLDYARIFQFQNFTNTRRRIFKELEEKEVEGAEVGWYVTLHVSQVPVSVAEYFRQGAPLIAFSLLPHEQKMSVLNMVVSRHPGHNEPVKAKEELIFHCGFRRFRASPLFSQHTAADKHKFQRFLTPEGALVATVYAPITFPPASVLLFKQNSNGMHSLIATGHLLSVDPDRMVIKRVVLSGHPFKILTKMAVVRYMFFSREDVMWFKPVELRTKWGRRGHIKEPLGTHGHMKCTFDGKLKSQDTVLMNLYKRVFPKWTYDPYVPEPVPWVQSEVPTAMPEVDME, from the exons ATGGCGGCTCACCGCTCTGGCCCGCTGAAGCAGCAGAATAAAGCTCATAAGGGCGGGCGGCATCGGGGTTGGGGGTCCGCGCAACGAGATGGCAGGG GCCGACTGGCAGTGAAAGCTCTAAGCAAGAAAGTGAGAAGAGAGCTCAGCCGAGTCGATCAGAGGCATCGGGCCAACCAGCTACGGAAGCAGAAGAAAGAGGCG GTTCTGGCGGAGAAGAGACAGCTGGGCAGCAAGGATGGTGCTCCCCATCACGTGCTGGTGGTACCTCTGCATAACAAGGTTTCCCTGCCAGAGGCCCTTCGTCTACTTCAGGATAGCGACATTGGAACGGTACACCCAAGTGAATGGGGAAGCACCCATCGTTTTATGCTGCTGTGTCCCCGGTTGAAACATCGGTGGTTCTTTACGTCTGCAAAGCCAG GGGATCTGCACACACTGTTGGACATGGCTAAAGTGGCTGATTCCATCCTGTTCCTCCTGGATTGCCAAGAAGGctgggacagcactggggactaCTGCCTTTCTTGCCTCTTTGCTCAGGGGCTTCCCACCTATA caCTGGCTGTCCAAGGAGTTTCTGGCCTTCCACCAAAGAAGCAACTAGATGCCAGAAAGAAGCTAAGTAAAGCAGTGGAGAAGCGGTTTCCTGATGACAAACTCCTCCTGTTAGACTCTCAGCAGGAGGCAGGGCTGCTGCTCAGGCAGTTGGCTAACCAAAAGCAACGTCATCTTGCCTTTCGGGACCGGCGGGCCTACCTGTTTGCCCACTCCACTGACTTTGTGCCTAGTGAGGAAAATCACTTGGTTGGCACTTTGAAAGTCTCTGGCTATGTTCGAGGGCAGGCTCTAAATGTGAATAGCTTGTTGCACATCACTGGACATGGCGATTTCCAGATGAAACAGATAGATGCCCCTGTGGACCCTTTTCCTTTAAATCCTAGAGTACTTAAATCTCCAAAAGACCCACACATGGCAATGGAG ATTCCTGTTACAGATGCTGCGGTTGAAATGGAGGAAGACCTTAAGGTCCTAATGAAAGCCGACCCGGACAGACAGGAATCTTTGCAATCCGAGATTGTCCCAGATCCAATGGAGGgggagcagacctggcccaccgaGGAGGAGCTGAGTGAGGCAAATG ACTTACTGAAGGAAGGGTCCAAGGTGGTGAAGAAGGTCCCCAAAGGCACATCCAGTTACCAAGCGGAGTGGATTTTGGATGAGGATGGTGAAAGTGGTGGGGAAGGAGATGAAAGCGATGACGATCCGGAGCGTGAGGATTTCATGGAAGAGGAATCCCAG GATGAGATTagtgaagaggaagaggaggaggaatgtGAAACTATGACTATAGGAGAGTCTGTGAGGGATGATCTGTATGATGAGAAAGTGGATGAAGAGTCTGAGGAAAAAATGTTGGAGAAATATAAACAAGAAAGACTCGAAGAGATGTTTCCAGATGAAATGGACACCCCTCGAGACGTGGCTGCTAGAGTTCG GTTTCAGAAATACCGAGGCCTCAAGAGCTTCCGGACATCTCCGTGGGATCCTAAGGAAAACCTTCCTCTTGACTATGCACGGATCTTTCAGTTTCAGAATTTCACTAATACTAGAAGACGCATCTTTAAAGAGCTTGAGGAAAAAGAGGTTGAAGGAGCTGAG GTTGGCTGGTACGTCACACTGCATGTCTCTCAAGTCCCTGTATCTGTGGCTGAATACTTCAGGCAAGGAGCACCCTTGATTGCGTTTTCCCTGCTACCTCATGAACAGAAG ATGTCAGTATTGAATATGGTGGTGAGCCGACACCCTGGCCACAATGAACCTGTGAAagccaaagaggagctgatcttcCACTGTGGGTTCAGGCGCTTCCGAGCCTCACCCCTATTCTCTCAGCACACTGCAG CGGATAAGCATAAGTTTCAGAGATTCCTGACTCCcgagggggccctggtggcgacAGTATATGCCCCGATCACGTTTCCACCGGCATCTGTGCTGCTTTTCAAACAGAACAGCAATG GAATGCACAGCCTCATTGCTACAGGCCACCTGTTGTCGGTTGATCCCGACCGAATGGTCATCAAGCGTGTGGTGTTGAGTGGTCATCCTTTCAAAATTTTGACCAAGATGGCAGTAGTGCGTTACATGTTTTTCAGCAGAG AGGATGTTATGTGGTTTAAGCCAGTGGAACTGAGAACAAAGTGGGGCCGTCGGGGACACATCAAGGAGCCTTTAG GTACTCATGGCCACATGAAGTGCACTTTTGATGGGAAGCTCAAATCTCAGGACACAGTGCTGATGAACCTCTATAAACGAGTTTTCCCAAAATGGACGTATGATCCTTATGTGCCAGAACCAGTGCCTTGGGTGCAAAGCGAGGTTCCAACAGCAATGCCCGAAGTGGACATGGAATAG
- the SRR gene encoding serine racemase isoform X1: MTPTYRKKLRTMCAQYCISFADVEKARSNIEDFIHLTPVLTSSILNQVAGRNLFFKCELFQKTGSFKIRGALNAVRDLIPASSEGKKPKAVVTHSSGNHGQALTYAAKLEGIPAYIVVPQTAPDCKKLAIQAYGASIVYSEQSDESRENVTKRILEETEGIMIHPNQEPMVIAGQGTIALEVLNQVPSVDAVVVPVGGGGMVAGIAIAVKALRPSVKVYAAEPSNADDCYQSKLKGELIPNPCSPETIADGVKSSIGSNTWPIIRDLVDDVFTVTEDEIKRATQLVWERMKLLIEPTAGVGVAAVLSQHFQTVSPEVKNICIVLSGGNVDLASLTWVKQAERPAPYQSVCF, encoded by the exons ATGACGCCGACATACCGAAAGAAGCTGAG AACCATGTGTGCTCAGTACTGCATCTCCTTTGCTGATGTTGAAAAAGCTCGTTCTAACATTGAAGATTTTATCCACCTTACACCAGTCTTAACAAGCTCCATTTTGAATCAAGTAGCAGGGCGCAATCTTTTCTTCAAATGTGAACTCTTTCAGAAAACGGGATCTTTTAAG ATTCGCGGTGCCCTGAACGCAGTCAGAGACTTGATTCCTGCCTCTTCAGAAGGGAAGAAGCCCAAAGCGGTGGTTACTCACAGCAGTGGGAACCATGGCCAGGCTCTCACCTACGCTGCCAAACTGGAAG GCATTCCTGCTTACATTGTGGTGCCCCAAACAGCTCCCGACTGTAAAAAATTGGCAATACAGGCCTACGGAGCCTCTATAGTATACAGCGAACAGAGTGACGAG TCCAGAGAAAACGTCACCAAAAGAATTCTGGAGGAAACAGAAGGCATCATGATACATCCCAACCAGGAGCCGATGGTGATAGCTGGCCAAGGGACAATCGCCCTGGAAGTGCTCAACCAG GTTCCCTCGGTGGATGCAGTGGTTGTCCCTGTAGGAGGCGGCGGAATGGTTGCTGGAATCGCAATTGCAGTTAAG GCTCTGAGACCTAGTGTGAAAGTGTACGCTGCTGAACCCTCGAATGCAGATGACTGCTACCAGTCCAAgttgaaaggggaactgatccccAATCCTTGCTCTCCAGAAACCATAGCCGATGGTGTTAAATCCAGCATTGGCTCAAACACCTGGCCTATCATAAGAGACCTTGTGGATGATGTCTTCACGGTCACAGAGGATGAGATTAAg CGTGCAACTCAGCTGGTGTGGGAGAGGATGAAACTGCTCATTGAACCTACAGCGGGTGTGGGAGTGGCTGCTGTGCTGTCTCAGCATTTTCAAACCGTGTCCCCAgaagtaaagaacatttgtatcgTGCTCAGTGGTGGAAATGTAGACTTAGCGTCCCTAACTTGGGTGAAGCAAGCAGAAAGGCCAGCTCCTTATCAGtcggtttgtttttaa